One segment of Drosophila ananassae strain 14024-0371.13 chromosome 3R, ASM1763931v2, whole genome shotgun sequence DNA contains the following:
- the LOC6496735 gene encoding uncharacterized protein LOC6496735 isoform X3, which translates to MEHLDLAVYHANTSKSWNCLGSFEQQDGACLSNSRQILEPIIEETSEDEENSQGGWNAYQEQRNSFWSSTESETGSVIRIEIPKDIDAMSERDFACPPKRAKRCQELDQVDGLDESVQLRHPLHPDPEPQTSLDRFLSLEPYSRDSYGSQGQRNSTGSRRGGVFEDYFSDNDSYHSLSRSSSLVQFESLERQLTLQEQHQSMSSLGNSSPSLISCEQGAGLATSDANPDSRRASASSLTLMKRYESSDGRLHQTYYELNKLTFEDQQERKLFSKNLHQAELKSDSESSSSSSDASGHSLITSCSGHGCVADGRKPDGVVTRRMPLTSAENLSEDSGYCEPSTLHRDASKSISQNFDKLCEEEEMQLLEDSSLTNQNSTVGDDLCQLKIEQPSGTNNMPCSQTLAINSSPERPTSSASSTSGSMRPSASASASESPSQLPSPSGSVASSAASFTWLHNSLPDIREPRGSSSPNTVLAYPELPTYVTGYVLATKSKRITSSSRSSSSSSAADFSPPLGTTHSLPNELQQLGRRRRSRNSRSHHRNARSNSSSASSGDEWEEAEERRDDFFDCHSLPKIRRSCSWNDRAGGISRRVERSRISVGVASAGYLNASYQNLTLLDYTDQQPTTEQLQKNHKRTKSANMSDRSSVSGGDYEQVICKGNFLLDEISKIYDKNVSILNDMPNTDKDTALSSDNKTTAEVLHNTEMLDSSIVCKLTGTEEDSQASIEAPQVQHVQLTIRKPPPRTKRMAGNLQTHSTSKVGCQPATLTFSSFGKTFDQVPTNLRTSYAQSLEQCNFDIQEVTASKPLVLPTPRSLPKRRFQSHAAGAKTRSLVSSTPDLSAYVDQLPDQDDDIYVSSAHTSMHQLPQTATQPKPLGILLPAGSRNSFSKEVSFCPVVSKYCWQEQSSEEPQEEHGNSSEGISSDDELLDNADATVVHNTKENENIAARYNQEQTPIYRSGEGESSREPPIAAEESDENNENIVASGSDPKCETKTNHEHELASDTAVTVNLEPLLCPPGLHLPARFAQSSLPPLHTTTPTPSYVPTPETSHRAVIRPLSLHLPILSEPPTNRAHHILYASQQLLQRYDTEDPEIVSGVGDMPPTSNPKQPAVAAGSAGDKHPSSKGFLSRFAHGLRLSLRRKKKQQQLDPTEQKQPPVAVKVVNVKQSQSNENGRGCRSSDSFIQIPLKPPRNVQSVSLENSVVSETSTVSLNSVRQPEQLAKTSTLQKVTGKPPLPKQPPRSGSLAHAPHGTAQGAVAVPSVASESEAMLEAERKQYQKFAKQLSAGVPVKMRDTESPSRATVAQKTQMFNQLGGNGRGVRPTVVTAVPVAVSPEDCAEKMGLIETNLDTHETIISGKTRSLMDITSNPLSLPHKRYIVKRLNVSSAAYEVDDLDGDAVKNAIAGGGVQIASVRRPHKSMEFLLDKENHKNALPPENELQKSHDQNPVALSEHQIRVQASLQRLNIPDWFRHYNQGDGASSDGTSVAGRTTTGGYRPGNFTRKRTQESSRWQGLNSKTTSLSSLGSQRSDRSPLLLSPSAHSHHGGQSSSTGGTSADDGSGHVQTGLGATRWSTSHLNSTQTSPIISQRGSFTRGAPITSSFISVASSSGVLRNSYRQPYLGWRSTEKLSQRTPHERLANSLLTQRVTPSPNSVTNGVPNQPPVTSEIQSSIKEVTSAIVHYVNDQQQQQKSEQQRSRSTSPNSRKCWLESSFVGIRPLHSPLTPMIDSSPPTSTHGNHQLHSFPYHLHLEDSLTPVVTTEQPSLRMNGLSRVGGGGAPERSLSSASLEDVLASLLGLPTTFSSNQNSNHNSNSSRTQGAPTKTTGNEPHQSQLVGSSCKR; encoded by the exons ATGGTGCCTGCTTATCCAATTCGCGCCAAATATTGGAGCCTATCATTGAGGAGACAAGCGAGGACGAAGAGAATTCCCAGGGCGGCTGGAATGCATACCAGGAGCAACGCAACAGCTTTTGGAGTTCCACAGAGTCCGAGACGGGCTCCGTCATTCGCATCGAAATACCAAAAG ATATTGATGCCATGTCTGAGAGAGACTTCGCCTGCCCTCCAAAGCGAGCCAAGAGGTGCCAAGAACTGGATCAAGTAGATGGTTTGGATGAAAGCGTACAACTTCGTCATCCTTTACACCCCGACCCTGAGCCTCAAACCAGCCTGGACCGTTTTTTGTCGCTGGAACCGTATTCGCGTGACAGTTATGGAAGTCAGGGCCAAAGAAACAGTACGGGCAGTCGCCGTGGCGGAGTGTTCGAAGACTATTTCTCTGATAATGACTCCTACCACTCGCTGTCCCGCAGCTCTTCTCTGGTGCAATTTGAGTCCTTGGAACGTCAGCTCACATTACAAGAACAGCACCAAAGTATGAGTAGTCTGGGAAACAGCTCACCATCCCTTATCAGCTGTGAACAAGGTGCCGGGTTAGCTACGTCCGACGCAAATCCGGATAGCAGAAGGGCGTCCGCCTCGTCGCTGACTCTGATGAAGCGGTACGAGTCAAGCGACGGACGCCTGCACCAAACCTATTATGAGCTTAACAAGCTCACTTTTGAGGACCAGCAAGAGCGGAAACTGTTCTCGAAGAACCTGCATCAAGCAGAGCTAAAGTCAGATTCGGAGTCTAGTTCCAGCTCCAGCGACGCCAGCGGACACAGTCTTATTACTTCGTGCTCTGGCCATGGATGTGTGGCAGATGGGCGAAAGCCGGATGGAGTCGTTACCCGGCGAATGCCGCTTACCTCGGCAGAAAATCTTTCGGAGGATTCCGGCTATTGTGAGCCAAGCACACTGCACCGTGATGCGTCCAAATCGATATCCCAGAATTTTGATAAACTGtgcgaggaggaggagatgcAGCTTCTGGAGGACAGCTCGCTCACTAACCAAAACTCCACCGTCGGAGATGATTTGTGTCAGCTGAAAATAGAGCAGCCGTCGGGCACCAACAATATGCCCTGCTCTCAGACGTTGGCTATTAATAGTTCCCCGGAGAGGCCAACCTCTTCGGCATCGTCTACATCGGGATCGATGCGTCCATCGGCCTCAGCGTCAGCCTCAGAATCACCTTCACAGCTTCCATCGCCGAGCGGATCGGTGGCATCGTCCGCCGCCTCGTTTACATGGCTGCATAACAGTTTGCCCGATATACGCGAGCCGCGAGGTTCGTCGTCGCCTAACACTGTACTCGCCTATCCAGAGCTCCCTACTTACGTCACCGGCTACGTGCTGGCCACTAAAAGCAAACGAATCACCAGCAGCAGtcggagcagcagcagctcctctgcggccGATTTCTCCCCGCCTCTGGGCACTACCCATTCGCTTCCCAACGAGCTGCAGCAACTCGGACGTCGACGTAGATCGCGCAACAGCCggtcccaccatcgaaacgcTCGCAGTAACAGCAGCAGCGCGAGTTCCGGCGACGAGTGGGAAGAGGCGGAGGAAAGGCGCGACGACTTCTTCGACTGCCACAGCCTGCCTAAGATCCGCCGTAGCTGCAGCTGGAACGACCGAGCTGGAGGAATTAGCCGACGTGTGGAACGTTCCCGGATTTcagtgggcgtggccagtGCTGGATACCTTAACGCTAGTTACCAAAACCTCACGTTGTTGGATTACACTGATCAGCAACCTACAACCGAACAACTTCAGAAAAACCACAAGAGGACAAAATCTGCCAATATGTCAGACCGCAGCAGCGTTTCTGGTGGAGACTACGAGCAGGTGATCTGCAAAGGAAATTTTTTGCTTGATGAGATCAGCAAAATCTACGACAAAAATGTGTCCATTCTCAACGATATGCCCAATACGGATAAAGACACAGCTCTATCCTCCGATAACAAG ACCACTGCGGAAGTACTTCATAATACTGAAATGCTTGATTCGAGCATAGTGTGCAAGCTAACAGGAACTGAGGAGGACTCACAAGCATCGATCGAGGCGCCTCAAGTGCAGCACGTTCAATTGACAATCCGAAAGCCACCGCCGCGAACCAAGCGAATGGCTGGAAATCTACAAACTCATTCAACCAGCAAAGTTGGATGCCAACCAGCCACATTGACCTTTAGCAGCTTCGGTAAGACATTTGACCAGGTCCCAACAAACTTGCGCACCTCATATGCGCAAAGCCTGGAGCAGTGTAACTTTGATATCCAGGAAGTAACCGCCTCGAAACCACTAGTGCTTCCGACACCGCGATCACTGCCGAAGCGGCGCTTCCAGTCACATGCAGCGGGTGCAAAGACACGCAGTCTGGTCAGCAGCACTCCTGACCTTTCTGCCTATGTTGACCAGCTACCAGATCAAGACGACGACATTTATGTCAGCAGCGCCCACACCTCGATGCACCAGCTTCCGCAGACTGCCACGCAACCCAAGCCTTTAGGCATCCTACTGCCAGCTGGTTCCCGAAACTCATTTAGCAAGGAAGTAAGCTTCTGTCCAGTGGTAAGCAAGtactgttggcaggagcagtCCTCCGAAGAGCCCCAGGAGGAGCACGGAAATTCTAGCGAGGGAATCTCGAGCGACGATGAACTGTTAGACAATGCTGACGCCACGGTGGTGCACAACACTAAAGAGAACGAGAATATCGCTGCACGTTATAACCAAGAGCAGACACCGATATATCGCAGCGGAGAGGGAGAGTCATCAAGAGAACCACCGATCGCCGCTGAAGAGAGCGACGAGAACAACGAAAACATCGTGGCGAGCGGGAGCGACCCGAAATGCGAAACTAAAACAAACCATGAGCACGAGCTAGCTTCAGACACCGCAGTTACAGTTAATCTTGAACCTCTGCTCTGCCCGCCCGGTTTACACTTGCCAGCCCGGTTCGCGCAATCATCGCTACCGCCACTACACACGACGACGCCTACGCCTTCTTACGTCCCCACACCCGAGACCTCCCATCGTGCGGTGATACGTCCTTTGAGCCTGCATTTACCCATTCTCAGCGAGCCGCCCACCAATCGTGCTCACCACATCTTGTACGCCTCTCAACAGCTTCTGCAGCGTTACGACACAGAGGATCCGGAAATCGTCAGCGGCGTTGGCGATATGCCACCGACCAGTAATCCTAAGCAACCTGCTGTCGCTGCAGGGTCGGCAGGAGACAAGCACCCTAGTTCCAAGGGCTTCCTTTCTAGGTTCGCTCATGGGCTGCGCTTGTCGTTGCGCCGTAAaaagaaacagcaacagctgGATCCCACGGAACAAAAACAGCCACCAGTGGCGGTCAAGGTAGTGAATGTGaaacaaagccaaagcaaCGAAAATGGTCGTGGGTGCAGAAGCTCTGATAGCTTTATTCAAATACCACTGAAGCCTCCAAGGAATGTTCAATCCGTCTCGCTGGAAAACAGTGTCGTCTCTGAGACGAGTACAGTGAGTTTAAATAGCGTTCGGCAGCCAGAACAGCTGGCGAAAACCTCCACACTGCAGAAGGTGACTGGTAAGCCGCCGTTGCCCAAGCAGCCTCCCCGAAGTGGCAGCCTGGCGCATGCGCCTCACGGAACAGCTCAGGGTGCCGTTGCCGTACCCAGTGTTGCCAGTGAAAGCGAAGCAATGCTCGAAGCCGAGCGGAAGCAGTACCAAAAGTTCGCCAAACAGTTGTCGGCGGGCGTTCCAGTTAAAATGCGAGACACCGAGTCACCTTCGCGGGCTACTGTGGCTCAGAAGACACAAATGTTCAATCAATTGGGTGGAAACGGCCGGGGAGTACGACCCACCGTGGTCACCGCGGTACCCGTTGCCGTTTCACCCGAGGACTGTGCTGAAAAAATGGGATTGATCGAAACCAATCTTGACACCCACGAAACAATTATTTCAGGAAAAACTCGCTCCCTCATGGACATAACCAGTAACCCGCTTAGTCTGCCGCACAAGCGCTATATTGTAAAACGCTTAAACGTGTCTAGCGCTGCCTACGAAGTGGATGATCTGGACGGGGACGCCGTCAAAAATGCGATAGCCGGGGGAGGCGTTCAAATCGCCTCAGTTCGCAGACCGCACAAGAGCATGGAATTCCTGCTTGACAaggaaaatcataaaaatgcTTTG CCTCCTGAGAATGAGCTTCAAAAATCGCATGATCAAAATCCAGTTGCCTTGAGCGAACATCAGATACGTGTTCAGGCCTCTCTGCAGCGGCTCAACATCCCCGACTGGTTCAGGCACTACAATCAGGGAGACGGGGCCAGTTCTGATGGAACGTCTGTCGCGGGACGGACAACTACGGGTGGTTATCGACCAGGAAACTTTACCCGAAAACGCACACAGGAGTCAAGTCGTTGGCAGGGTCTCAACTCAAAGACGACATCACTAAGCTCGTTGGGTTCGCAACGTTCCGACCGCAGCCCTTTGCTACTTAGCCCCTCAGCGCACAGCCACCATGGTGGCCAAAGCTCCTCTACTGGGGGAACGTCGGCTGACGATGGGTCGGGGCATGTTCAGACGGGGTTAGGAGCAACCCGTTGGTCCACCTCTCACCTTAACTCTACTCAAACTTCGCCGATCATCTCGCAGCGCGGAAGTTTCACGCGGGGGGCACCTATTACGAGTAGCTTTATATCAGTAGCCAGTAGCAGCGGTGTTCTACGGAACTCTTACCGACAGCCGTACCTGGGATGGCGCAGCACAGAAAAATTATCCCAACGGACTCCACATGAACG ttTGGCGAACTCACTTCTGACGCAGCGTGTAACTCCGTCACCAAATTCGGTGACCAATGGAGTCCCTAATCAGCCTCCTGTAACATCAGAGATCCAAAGTTCAATTAAGGAGGTAACATCAGCCATCGTTCACTATGTAAAtgaccagcagcaacagcagaaatCGGAGCAGCAGCGCAGCCGCTCAACCAGTCCAAATTCAAG AAAGTGCTGGCTTGAGAGCAGCTTCGTGGGCATACGACCTCTGCACTCTCCACTTACACCTATGATTGACAGTAGTCCACCAACATCAACACATGGAAACCATCAGTTACACAGCTTTCCGTACCACCTGCACTTGGAAGACAGCTTAACGCCAGTGGTCACTACTGAGCAGCCATCGCTTCGCATGAACGGGCTTAGTCGGGtcggcggcggtggtg CCCCCGAACGCTCTTTGAGCAGCGCCTCGCTAGAAGATGTCCTAGCTTCGCTTTTAGGACTGCCAACTACTTTCTCATCCAACCAGAACAGCAATCACAACAGTAACAGCAGCAGAACTCAAggtgccccaacgaagacGACAGGTAATGAACCT CATCAGAGCCAGCTAGTCGGCAGCAGCTGCAAGCGCTAG